One window of Methanobrevibacter woesei genomic DNA carries:
- a CDS encoding CDP-glycerol glycerophosphotransferase family protein has product MYFKHKIFGFIFNLFSKSKVNDNQIAFVVDDKNSFKGNFQYIKREFSKRGDFDFVFFNKNSLSISNIKKLAKSKYIFLNDNFLAIAFMNFNKDSKIFQLWHAPGAFKKFAASSSDNKEEIAVIAKASKKTDYLFITSENIKGFYRDAFRIDENKIKSFGIPRTDYYFEDKDIKKLRENFDERYPIAKNKKILLYAPTFRDNEEDNNVFNYLNLEKFNNDLSEEYVLALRLHPKINQFFKGDIDTKADFIDVSGYKNEQELMLISDLLITDYSSIMIEFALLNKPIIFFTYDYDRYLTKDRGFYYDFESNVPGDIVKTDDELIKLIKEGSYNTEKHNSFLKMQFDYLDGNSSKRIVDFILEE; this is encoded by the coding sequence ATGTACTTTAAACACAAAATATTTGGATTTATTTTTAATCTTTTTTCAAAGTCTAAGGTTAATGATAATCAAATAGCATTTGTTGTAGATGATAAAAATTCCTTTAAGGGAAATTTTCAATATATTAAAAGAGAATTTTCTAAAAGAGGAGATTTTGATTTTGTTTTTTTCAATAAAAATAGCTTATCTATTTCCAATATAAAAAAACTTGCCAAATCAAAGTATATTTTCCTAAATGATAATTTTTTAGCTATTGCATTTATGAATTTTAATAAGGATTCTAAAATTTTCCAGCTTTGGCATGCCCCTGGTGCTTTTAAAAAATTTGCAGCTTCTTCAAGTGATAATAAAGAAGAAATAGCTGTTATAGCTAAAGCAAGCAAGAAAACAGATTATCTATTCATCACCTCTGAAAATATTAAGGGCTTTTACAGGGATGCTTTTAGAATAGATGAAAATAAAATAAAATCTTTTGGAATTCCAAGAACTGACTATTACTTTGAAGATAAAGACATCAAAAAGTTGAGAGAGAATTTTGATGAGAGATATCCTATAGCTAAAAATAAGAAAATCCTCTTATATGCTCCTACATTTAGGGATAATGAAGAGGATAATAATGTTTTCAACTATTTGAATTTGGAAAAATTTAACAATGATCTTTCAGAGGAATATGTTCTTGCTTTAAGATTACATCCAAAAATCAATCAATTTTTTAAAGGAGATATTGACACAAAAGCTGATTTTATTGATGTAAGTGGCTATAAAAATGAACAGGAATTAATGTTAATCTCTGATTTATTAATAACTGATTATTCATCTATTATGATTGAATTTGCATTATTGAATAAGCCAATTATATTTTTCACTTATGATTATGATAGATATTTAACTAAAGACCGTGGATTTTACTATGATTTTGAAAGTAATGTTCCGGGAGATATTGTTAAAACTGATGATGAGCTAATTAAATTAATTAAAGAAGGAAGTTATAATACTGAAAAGCATAATTCATTTTTAAAAATGCAATTTGATTACCTGGATGGAAACTCTTCAAAAAGGATTGTTGATTTTATATTGGAGGAATAA
- a CDS encoding glycosyltransferase family 2 protein, which translates to MDIKVSVIVPLFNASAHIEKTIISLINQNFQDYEIIIVDDGSDDDGLEKAQEILSKSPVAYKLVYQRNKGVSAARNTGMEVARGEYFIFVDDDDYISPNHINCLYNAVKNHDFALTKMFKVNSKGEHLTEDYTLANEMSCEELIKLELNMTFPFSFCQLIYPSNLIKENNIKFSTDVIYGEDTEFALKALIHGKTVGVCSEATYFYLQHEGSATSTAEFKRFNFVETLDNIVDYYKNRGYDNLADEIIHNRIPRAIFGNMNYFFYNGYSFDDVVLKMKELNLFNKLSQFKGNFKFSLKIKLFLLNPKIYYKMWMKFKKSI; encoded by the coding sequence ATGGATATTAAAGTTAGTGTTATTGTGCCTCTTTTTAATGCTTCAGCGCATATTGAAAAAACAATTATATCTTTAATTAATCAAAACTTTCAAGATTATGAGATAATAATTGTTGATGATGGATCTGATGATGATGGTCTTGAAAAAGCACAGGAAATCTTATCAAAATCTCCAGTAGCTTATAAATTGGTTTATCAAAGAAATAAAGGGGTAAGTGCAGCACGTAATACTGGAATGGAAGTTGCCAGGGGCGAATATTTCATTTTTGTAGATGATGATGATTATATTTCTCCAAATCATATCAACTGCCTTTATAATGCTGTTAAAAACCATGATTTTGCATTAACTAAGATGTTTAAGGTAAATTCAAAAGGAGAACACCTAACTGAAGATTATACATTAGCTAATGAAATGTCCTGTGAAGAGTTAATTAAATTAGAACTTAATATGACTTTTCCTTTTAGTTTTTGTCAATTAATTTATCCTTCCAACTTAATTAAAGAGAATAACATTAAGTTCAGCACTGATGTAATCTATGGGGAAGACACAGAATTTGCACTTAAAGCTTTAATTCATGGAAAAACTGTTGGAGTTTGCAGTGAAGCAACTTATTTCTATTTGCAGCATGAAGGCTCAGCTACTTCAACTGCAGAGTTTAAAAGATTCAATTTTGTTGAAACACTTGATAATATTGTAGATTATTATAAAAATAGAGGATATGATAATCTAGCTGATGAAATAATACATAATAGGATTCCCAGAGCTATTTTTGGAAATATGAACTATTTCTTTTATAATGGATACTCTTTTGATGATGTAGTGCTGAAAATGAAGGAACTGAATTTATTTAATAAACTATCTCAGTTTAAAGGAAATTTTAAATTTT